Proteins from a single region of Felis catus isolate Fca126 chromosome B4, F.catus_Fca126_mat1.0, whole genome shotgun sequence:
- the KCNA6 gene encoding potassium voltage-gated channel subfamily A member 6 translates to MRSEKSLTLAAPGEVRGPEGEQQDAGDFPEAGGGGGCCSSERLVINISGLRFETQLRTLSLFPDTLLGDPGRRVRFFDPLRNEYFFDRNRPSFDAILYYYQSGGRLRRPVNVPLDIFLEEIRFYQLGDEALAAFREDEGCLPEGGEDEKPLPSQPFQRQVWLLFEYPESSGPARGIAIVSVLVILISIVIFCLETLPQFRADGRGGSNGVSRDSPISRGSQEEEEDEDDSYTFHPGVPPGGMMAGGSSSLSTLGGSFFTDPFFLVETLCIVWFTFELLVRFSACPSKPAFFRNIMNIIDLVAIFPYFITLGTELVQQQEQQSASGGGGQNGQQAMSLAILRVIRLVRVFRIFKLSRHSKGLQILGKTLQASMRELGLLIFFLFIGVILFSSAVYFAEADDDDSLFPSIPDAFWWAVVTMTTVGYGDMYPMTVGGKIVGSLCAIAGVLTIALPVPVIVSNFNYFYHRETEQEEQGQYTHVTCGQPAPDLKAADSGLGKPEFSETTRERRPSYLPPPHRAYAEKRMLTEV, encoded by the coding sequence ATGAGGTCGGAGAAATCCCTCACGCTGGCGGCGCCGGGGGAGGTCCGTGGGCCGGAGGGGGAGCAACAGGACGCGGGAGACTTCCCGgaggccggcgggggcgggggctgctgTAGTAGCGAGCGGCTGGTGATCAATATCTCCGGGCTGCGCTTCGAGACCCAACTGCGCACCCTGTCGCTGTTCCCCGACACGCTGCTGGGAGACCCTGGTCGCCGAGTCCGCTTCTTCGACCCCCTGAGGAACGAGTACTTCTTTGATCGCAACCGGCCGAGCTTCGACGCCATCCTCTACTACTACCAGTCCGGGGGCCGCCTGCGGAGGCCGGTCAACGTGCCCCTGGACATCTTCTTGGAGGAGATCCGCTTCTACCAACTGGGGGATGAAGCCCTGGCGGCCTTCCGGGAGGACGAGGGCTGCCTGCCAGAAGGTGGCGAGGACGAGAAGCCACTGCCCTCCCAGCCCTTCCAGCGCCAGGTGTGGCTGCTCTTCGAGTACCCTGAGAGCTCGGGCCCCGCCAGAGGCATCGCCATCGTCTCCGTGTTGGTCATCCTCATCTCCATCGTCATCTTTTGCCTGGAGACCTTGCCCCAGTTCCGTGCAGATGGTCGAGGTGGAAGCAATGGTGTGAGCAGAGACTCCCCAATCTCCAGGGGTAgtcaggaggaagaggaagatgaagatgATTCCTACACTTTTCATCCTGGCGTCCCGCCGGGGGGAATGATGGCAGGGGGCTCATCCTCACTCAGTACTCTTGGGGGCTCTTTCTTTACTGACCCCTTCTTTCTGGTGGAGACCTTGTGCATAGTTTGGTTCACTTTTGAGCTCCTGGTTCGCTTTTCTGCCTGCCCTAGCAAGCCAGCCTTCTTCCGCAACATCATGAACATCATTGACTTGGTGGCCATCTTCCCCTACTTCATCACCCTGGGCACTGAGCTGgtgcagcagcaggagcagcagtcAGCCAGTGGAGGGGGTGGCCAGAATGGGCAGCAGGCCATGTCCCTGGCCATCCTCAGGGTGATCCGCCTGGTCCGGGTGTTCCGCATCTTCAAGCTGTCCCGCCACTCCAAGGGGCTGCAGATCCTGGGCAAGACCTTGCAGGCCTCCATGCGGGAGCTGGGTCTgctcatcttcttcctcttcatcgGGGTCATCCTCTTCTCCAGTGCCGTCTACTTCGCAGAGGCTGATGATGATGATTCACTCTTTCCCAGCATCCCGGATGCCTTCTGGTGGGCAGTGGTTACAATGACCACGGTAGGCTACGGAGACATGTACCCCATGACGGTCGGGGGCAAGATCGTGGGCTCGCTGTGTGCCATCGCTGGGGTCCTCACCATCGCCCTGCCTGTGCCGGTCATTGTCTCCAACTTCAACTACTTCTACCACCGGGAGACGGAGCAGGAGGAGCAAGGCCAGTATACCCATGTCACTTGTGGGCAGCCTGCACCAGACCTGAAGGCAGCTGACAGTGGACTTGGCAAGCCTGAGTTCTCTGAGACCACTCGGGAACGGAGACCCAGCTACCTTCCCCCTCCGCATCGGGCATATGCAGAGAAAAGGATGCTCACTGAGGTTTGA